In one window of Peptococcaceae bacterium DNA:
- a CDS encoding thiolase family protein — protein MVSACRTAIGKFMGGLAAVSARDMAITVGKAAIERAGILPEMVDEIVMGQLYTGMQGSLPARQVGMRIGLPHRSGAVSVNQNCASGMRALEIACQNIMLGKTEVGLVIGVESMTNAPYLLPKGRMGYRMGPGTIEDSMIHDGLHDELVPGHMGITAENVAAKYGITRQECDELALMSHNRAARAIREGRFKREIIPVEIKNKKGVSLFEEDEHPIRDASLEAISKLQAVFKKDGVVTAANASGINDGAAAAVVMSKEKAGELGIKPLLKLVNICTEGVDPVVMGLGPAVVIPKCLKEAGLLFDDIEYWEINEAFAAQWLGVKRMLEEDLGLKLDLEKVNHNGSGIALGHPVGCTGLRIIVTLYYEMERMGLTLGGASLCVGGGPAMASLWTRDV, from the coding sequence ATGGTCAGCGCCTGCAGAACAGCCATTGGCAAATTCATGGGAGGACTTGCCGCCGTAAGTGCCCGGGATATGGCTATTACTGTGGGGAAAGCTGCTATTGAAAGAGCTGGTATTTTACCAGAGATGGTGGACGAAATCGTTATGGGGCAGCTTTATACCGGGATGCAGGGCTCGCTGCCGGCTCGTCAGGTAGGAATGAGAATAGGGCTGCCGCACAGGAGCGGTGCAGTATCTGTAAACCAGAACTGCGCATCAGGGATGCGAGCCCTGGAGATTGCCTGCCAAAACATCATGCTCGGAAAAACGGAAGTCGGTCTGGTGATAGGAGTAGAAAGCATGACCAATGCGCCTTATCTTTTGCCCAAGGGACGCATGGGTTACAGGATGGGACCAGGTACGATTGAGGATTCGATGATTCATGACGGCTTACACGACGAACTGGTGCCAGGGCATATGGGAATAACAGCCGAAAATGTGGCGGCAAAGTACGGGATAACTCGCCAGGAATGCGATGAGTTGGCCCTGATGAGTCATAATCGGGCTGCAAGGGCTATAAGAGAAGGGAGATTCAAGAGGGAAATCATACCAGTGGAGATTAAAAACAAGAAGGGAGTAAGCCTTTTTGAAGAAGATGAACATCCCATCAGGGATGCCAGCCTGGAAGCAATAAGCAAGCTGCAGGCCGTTTTTAAAAAAGACGGCGTTGTCACAGCGGCCAATGCTTCTGGCATTAATGACGGGGCTGCTGCTGCCGTCGTTATGTCTAAGGAAAAGGCTGGAGAGTTAGGTATTAAACCTCTCCTGAAGCTGGTTAATATTTGTACGGAAGGCGTAGATCCTGTGGTAATGGGATTGGGACCAGCCGTGGTTATTCCCAAATGTTTAAAAGAGGCAGGCTTGTTATTTGACGATATTGAGTACTGGGAAATCAACGAGGCCTTTGCCGCACAGTGGCTGGGTGTTAAAAGAATGCTCGAAGAAGACCTCGGCCTGAAACTCGACCTGGAAAAAGTCAACCACAACGGGTCGGGTATTGCTCTCGGACACCCGGTGGGCTGTACCGGTCTGAGAATTATTGTCACTTTGTATTATGAAATGGAGAGAATGGGCTTGACATTAGGCGGGGCTTCGCTGTGCGTGGGAGGCGGGCCTGCCATGGCGTCGTTATGGACGAGAGATGTTTAA
- a CDS encoding 3-hydroxybutyryl-CoA dehydrogenase, translating to MKKILVLGAGTMGSAIAQLAAQSGFEVIMRDLETRFIEKGLVEIEKSLNRLVNKGKLSGEEKEGVISRIRGTTALSEGKDADFVIEAVIENMEFKKEVYRELDRVVQPAAILASNTSSLSITELGAVTARPDRVIGMHFFNPIPVMQLVEVIKGAATSEETFSTALELTKKMNKVPVGVKETPGFVVNRLLVPLINEAAFLLMEGAAGAEEIDTAMKLGANHPIGPLALGDLIGLDVCLAVMEVLHMEFGESKYRPCPLLRKMVRAGYLGRKTGRGFFSYSVK from the coding sequence ATAAAGAAGATACTCGTTCTTGGTGCAGGTACAATGGGATCAGCGATTGCCCAGCTTGCAGCACAATCCGGGTTTGAAGTGATAATGCGGGATTTGGAAACCAGGTTTATTGAAAAAGGATTGGTTGAAATTGAAAAAAGCTTGAACAGGCTTGTGAACAAGGGAAAACTTTCTGGGGAAGAAAAAGAGGGCGTAATATCAAGGATAAGAGGAACTACTGCGCTTTCAGAAGGCAAAGACGCGGATTTTGTCATCGAAGCGGTGATAGAAAATATGGAGTTTAAAAAAGAAGTATACCGGGAGTTGGATAGAGTTGTCCAGCCGGCGGCTATTCTGGCTTCCAACACTTCTAGTCTCAGCATTACTGAATTAGGTGCGGTGACTGCGCGACCTGACAGGGTTATTGGGATGCATTTTTTCAACCCTATCCCCGTGATGCAACTTGTGGAAGTGATAAAAGGCGCAGCAACGTCAGAGGAAACATTTTCGACAGCTTTAGAGTTAACTAAAAAGATGAATAAAGTACCGGTGGGAGTAAAAGAGACACCAGGTTTTGTCGTAAACAGGCTGCTGGTCCCTTTGATTAATGAGGCTGCCTTCCTGCTGATGGAAGGAGCAGCCGGCGCTGAGGAAATTGACACGGCTATGAAGCTGGGAGCTAACCATCCCATAGGGCCCCTGGCACTAGGTGACTTGATAGGACTGGATGTTTGCCTGGCTGTAATGGAAGTCCTCCACATGGAATTTGGCGAAAGCAAGTACAGGCCCTGTCCGCTATTGCGTAAAATGGTCAGGGCTGGTTACCTGGGCCGCAAGACAGGCAGGGGCTTCTTCAGCTATTCGGTTAAGTAA